In the genome of Pyrobaculum islandicum DSM 4184, the window CTATCAGCGTCAGGATCGTAGTCATAGACACATCTGGCGACGTTGAAGTTGGCTTGTCTCACCGGCCGTAACAAAACAGCGGCGACAGGCGAGTAGTTGTAGGCGACGTCAAGAGCGCCAACTTGGAGAAGTCTCAGGGGCTTCAGCAAAACCAAACCATTCTCCCTAACGAAGTCCCAGAACTTCTCCCTCTCCATTATTTGGGTCATGCCACTTTACGCGGCGGGAGAGAAAAGCTAGCAGACACGCTTTCAGCTCCTCCGCTTCACCTGCCTGACAGCGACGACGTCAGGCAGGTGAGTCGGTGGAGTTGAACGTCGAATATTTCAACTAGCTTTTCTCCCTCACGCCCTGTACGCATATGAGCCAAGTCTACAGGACGCTGAAGATCAGAATCCCCTGGCGGTTGGTCGAGGAGCGTCCAGACGTCCTTGACCTCGCCGTAAGGATGCACTTGGCCGTTGAGGAGTACGCCAAAAAGTTGTTGAAAGAGTTGACGGGGCAAGAGGAGCTCAGACTCACGGCGGAGGAGTTGGACAGACTCCTCACGCCAGACAGGCGTGAGTTAGCTGTCAAAATAATAGATGAGGTGTTTCCAAAGTACGGTCTCAAGAGGTACTTCATAGACCAAGCCAAGTTCTTCTGGCGTGATACGGCGTTTTGGCGAGCAATCCCATTGAACGCACAACTTAGGGTTGAAAACGAGAGAGATACGAGTAAGGCGGTCTTTGTCGACCTCGAGAGCGGCGTTGTTAGAGTAAGAAAACTCGGCATACCGCCTTTCGCCGTCAAGTTGAAGAAGGGCAACGTCGCTTGGATAAGAGAGAGACTAGAAGAGGGCGCCAGACTCAAGTTGGCGTTCCTCGGCGTAGAAAGGCGGAGGGGCAAGGAGCCGACTTATGGCAAGCTATATGTCGCCCTTGTCTTCGCCCGCGAAGCGACGCCGGTGGAGCCCAGGGCGCTTGTCGTTGTCGACGTAAACCGTCTTGACCACGGCGTCGTGGTGGGTCTCCTTGTGGACGGCAAGATTGTCAAGCGGAAGAGGCTCCCCGACGAGCGCGCGGTCAAAAAGTTGTGGAAGCTCCACAGGAAGATAGGCCGTCTCGATGCGCGAGCCGCAAGGGAGACGGATCTTACCAGAAGGAGTTTTCTCGAGAGTAGAGCGCGTTACCTCAAGTCCAAGCGTTATAGGAAGATAAGAGCCATTGTGGAGCAGATTGCAAGCGAAATCGTAAAATTGGCGAGAGAGCACCAAGCCGCCATAGTGGTAGACACGATGGACTACGAGACGTATATTGCGAGGAAGCAGAGTGGCGAAAGCGGCGATAAGAAGCACCTCTACGATGGATTAGGTCAGCTAAGGAGGAGGTTGAAAGACCTCGCCCAGTGGTATGGGTTGCCGTACCTCGAAGAGAGACTGTATAGCACGGTCTGTCCCCGTTGCGGAGCAAAGATGAAGAGAGAGAAGAAGCGCATAATGTGTTGTCCCTCTTGTGGATTTAGTGATACACGCGACAACATCCCGTTGTTGTGGGCCAAGAGGAGGTACTGGGAAATCCTCCAGAAGATAAAACAACCCGTTTTTTCCTCCGTCCCGGCACCCCTCACGCTTTTAACCTCGTAAGTTTTCTTCTCCCATGAACCGCATTCCCCGGCCCTGGGGGCACGGCCGATTAGCCACGCCCGTACGCCCGGGCACGGCCGTGCCCCTCTCGCCTCCGCCCCGCCCGCCGAGGGCGTCTGGCGGAGGCGGGCCAAACCCAGCCCCCGGGGGAGGGCCGGGCACCGCGAAGGGGGCATACGCGACAAACTGAAATAATCCCCTTTTCTATATCTCATTTTCTCCGATTTCCTCTCTGTTCACACTTTATCACCTGACTTTCAGCGGCTTTGAAAGTCAGGTGATCCGCTTTTGCCAACACGACTTTCTTCTTCTGAATTCTTTGGGGCATGAGTCGACTAAAGACGGCGGCCTTTACGACTCTGGGCGACGTGTTGACAACGGTGGTCGGACTGCTGTTGGGCGCCGTCGAGCGCCGACGTACCTTGGCTCGCCATCGCAATGGCGATACTGTATGCGACCAAGTGGAGTCATAGAATAGAGAATTGGCGTCGTTAAACACGTTGCGTCGCCGTCGCTAAACTGCCGTGGCGAACAACGTGCTTGTTCTCGCCGGCGTCACAGCTGGGCCCCTACTGCCGTTGCAAGCCATGCTCTTATTGGCAATGCCTATCGTGGCGTTGACAATAGACGCCGTGAGGAGAGTAAAACAAACCAGTTTTCCCACTAGGAATGAGATACGGAAGGAGTCCGTATTCCCCTAGTTTTTCTCTCCCACGCCATATGCGCCCATGAGCCAAATATACAGAACTTTAAAGGTGAAAATACCATGGCGTCTTGTCGAGGAGAGACCAGACGTCCTAGACCTTGTGATGCATGTGCATCTAGCGGTGGAGGAGTATATGAGGGGCCCGTGATTTCATGAGAAACAAATTTTTATAAAGATATTTCTAGGTTAGATGGAGTGATGGTGACCCCGATCGCTGAAAAATGAAGAATGGTATTACTGCTGATTTTTTAACCGCTTTATTTCCTCTATAAGAAGCGGAATAATTTGTTTGTAGTCTCCTACAACTGCATAATCTGCGTTCTCCATAATGGGCGCATGAGGATCTGGGTTTATTGCCACAATGGTTTTTGCTTCCAAAATACCCATTAGATGTTGAATGGCGCCGCTTATACCTACCGCGATATAAAGTCTCGGCCTAATGGTCTTTCCTGTCTGTCCTATCTGCCTTGTGTGGGGGGCCCAGCCTGCACGTACAGCCATAAGTGAAGCGCCTACAGTACCCCCCAGTAGCTTTGCCAGCTCTATGAGGAGTTTAAACCCGTCGGCGGAACCTAGACCTCTGCCCCCCGCCACAACAACATCTGCTGACTCTACAGGAGGTAAATCTGCAACATCTTTCTCAAGTCTCTTCTCTACAGATATGAGGCGGGTCTTTCTAGTAACCTCCACTTTTTCTATGATTATCTCTCCCGTTCTGTTAGTATCACGTGGAGGCTTTGGAAAAACGCCAGGTCTAACACTGGCCATCTGCGGCCTTCTCTGGGGCGTTTTTATAGTAGCTAATTGCGTCCCGCCAAACGTGGGACGTATCTGCATTAGATCACGGGTCTTCGGGTCTATTTCAAGTGCTGTACAGTCGGCGGTTATACCTGTCGTTAAGGTGTTTGCAATATATGCCGCTAACTCTCTTCCGCGTTTTGTAGCACCTATTAAGAAGATCTCTGGCTTATACTTTTGAACGACTGTAGCTATCGCTTCTGCATATTCTTTCGGCGTGTAGATCTTCAACTCTGGGTTGTCTATTATAACCACTTTGTCGGCTCCGTGGTAAATAGCTTCACGTGCCATCTCTTCGGTTCCTGCAACTATTACT includes:
- a CDS encoding zinc ribbon domain-containing protein; this encodes MSQVYRTLKIRIPWRLVEERPDVLDLAVRMHLAVEEYAKKLLKELTGQEELRLTAEELDRLLTPDRRELAVKIIDEVFPKYGLKRYFIDQAKFFWRDTAFWRAIPLNAQLRVENERDTSKAVFVDLESGVVRVRKLGIPPFAVKLKKGNVAWIRERLEEGARLKLAFLGVERRRGKEPTYGKLYVALVFAREATPVEPRALVVVDVNRLDHGVVVGLLVDGKIVKRKRLPDERAVKKLWKLHRKIGRLDARAARETDLTRRSFLESRARYLKSKRYRKIRAIVEQIASEIVKLAREHQAAIVVDTMDYETYIARKQSGESGDKKHLYDGLGQLRRRLKDLAQWYGLPYLEERLYSTVCPRCGAKMKREKKRIMCCPSCGFSDTRDNIPLLWAKRRYWEILQKIKQPVFSSVPAPLTLLTS
- a CDS encoding electron transfer flavoprotein subunit alpha/FixB family protein translates to MPCSLWPPIKKEEYKGVWVYLEREGDRLKDVGLELLGKARDLAQKLGGAEVGGVIVAGTEEMAREAIYHGADKVVIIDNPELKIYTPKEYAEAIATVVQKYKPEIFLIGATKRGRELAAYIANTLTTGITADCTALEIDPKTRDLMQIRPTFGGTQLATIKTPQRRPQMASVRPGVFPKPPRDTNRTGEIIIEKVEVTRKTRLISVEKRLEKDVADLPPVESADVVVAGGRGLGSADGFKLLIELAKLLGGTVGASLMAVRAGWAPHTRQIGQTGKTIRPRLYIAVGISGAIQHLMGILEAKTIVAINPDPHAPIMENADYAVVGDYKQIIPLLIEEIKRLKNQQ